DNA from Streptomyces sp. NBC_01260:
CAGGCGGTAAGGGCGCCGACGCCGTCAAGGCCGGCGCCACCGCGGGCAATCGTTCGAGTGGCAAGCCGTCCGATGGGTAGGACCTGTCCGGCGGGCTCCCGCGGTCCGGCAAGGACATTCAGCCCTCCGAGTGGCAAGGCTTGCGCGGGTTAGCCACTCAAAAGGGGTGTCATTCTCCAGATCAAACAGGCATCTGCTCGATGACACGCCGTCCGGGCCCCTAGGATTCCCCCTATCACCTCACCGGTCTTACTTCGACAGGAACCCCATGAGTGACCCTTCCTCCCCCTTCGGCTTCGAGCTCGTGCGGCGTGGTTACGACCGCGGTCAGGTGGATGACCGCATTACCAAGCTCGTCGCCGACCGTGATAGTGCTCTCGCCCGCATCACGTCTCTGGAAAAGCGCATCGAGGAACTGCACCTCGAAACGCAGAACGCCCAGGCCCAGGTGAGCGACGCGGAGCCGTCGTACGCCGGTCTCGGCGCGCGCGTGGAGAAGATTCTCCGCCTTGCCGAGGAGGAGGCGAAGGACCTGCGAGAAGAGGCCCGTCGCGCCGCCGAGCAGCACCGTGAGCTCGCCGAGTCCGCCGCCCAGCAGGTGCGCAACGACGCCGAGGCCTTCGCCGCCGAGCGCAAGTCCAAGGCCGAGGACGACGGCGTCCGCATCGTCGAGAAGGCCAAGGGCGAGGCCACCACGCTTCGTTCGGACGCCCAGAAGGACGCCGCCCAGAAGCGCGAGGAGGCCGACGCGCTCTTCGAGGAGACCCGCGCCAAGGCCGCCCAGGCCGCCGCGGACTTCGAGACCAACCTGGCCAAGCGCCGCGACCAGTCGGAGCGCGACCTCGCGTCCCGCCAGGCCAAGGCCGAGAAGCGTCTGGCCGAGATCGAGCACCGCGCCGAGCAGCTCCGCCTGGAGGCCGAGAAGCTCCGCA
Protein-coding regions in this window:
- a CDS encoding cellulose-binding protein, giving the protein MSDPSSPFGFELVRRGYDRGQVDDRITKLVADRDSALARITSLEKRIEELHLETQNAQAQVSDAEPSYAGLGARVEKILRLAEEEAKDLREEARRAAEQHRELAESAAQQVRNDAEAFAAERKSKAEDDGVRIVEKAKGEATTLRSDAQKDAAQKREEADALFEETRAKAAQAAADFETNLAKRRDQSERDLASRQAKAEKRLAEIEHRAEQLRLEAEKLRTDAERRARQTVETAQRQSEDIVADANAKADRIRSESERELAALTNRRDSINAQLTNVREMLATLTGAAVAAAGTPADEEPASRGVPAQQTR